From a single Gimesia fumaroli genomic region:
- the pstA gene encoding phosphate ABC transporter permease PstA codes for MNQSNIDLYTTKPRGRVPNFLFMAFCFLATMTCVLMLLVLIWNIIVQGKGWLSWDFLERLPSRFPHKAGIKTALYGSIWLIGLTALFSVPLGVGAAVYLEEYAPKNRWRKLIQLNISNLAGVPSIVYGILGLGLFVRALAFDRSILSGALTLTLVVLPIIILASQEALRSVPDSIRRSAYALGATRWQTVWYQVLPASLPGIMTGVILALSRALGEAAPLIVVGAMAYVPFVPEKLSDEFTSLPIQIFNWTARPQEDFHHLAAAGILVLLVLLVSMNAIAVFVRHKYGKRIRW; via the coding sequence ATGAACCAAAGTAATATTGACCTCTACACAACCAAGCCGCGTGGCAGAGTGCCCAACTTCCTGTTTATGGCGTTCTGTTTTCTGGCGACGATGACCTGCGTATTGATGTTGCTGGTTTTGATCTGGAATATCATTGTCCAGGGAAAAGGCTGGTTGAGTTGGGACTTTCTCGAGCGACTGCCTTCCCGATTTCCTCACAAGGCGGGAATCAAGACTGCGTTATATGGAAGTATCTGGCTGATCGGTTTGACGGCATTGTTTTCCGTTCCCTTAGGAGTGGGCGCAGCCGTCTATCTGGAAGAATATGCTCCTAAAAACCGCTGGCGGAAACTGATTCAATTAAATATTTCCAACCTGGCAGGTGTGCCTTCGATCGTATATGGGATTTTAGGGCTGGGGTTGTTCGTGCGGGCTTTGGCCTTCGATCGAAGTATCCTCTCTGGTGCGTTGACTCTGACACTGGTGGTGCTGCCGATTATCATTCTGGCTTCCCAGGAAGCGCTGAGGTCCGTGCCTGATTCGATTCGCCGCTCTGCCTACGCCTTAGGGGCCACACGCTGGCAGACAGTCTGGTATCAGGTATTACCGGCTTCATTACCGGGAATTATGACGGGCGTGATCCTGGCCCTGTCTCGCGCATTAGGTGAAGCAGCTCCTTTAATTGTTGTCGGCGCAATGGCTTACGTGCCTTTTGTTCCGGAGAAACTTTCTGATGAATTCACCTCGTTGCCGATTCAGATCTTCAACTGGACCGCACGTCCTCAGGAAGATTTTCATCATCTGGCGGCTGCCGGCATTCTGGTACTGCTGGTTTTATTAGTGAGTATGAATGCGATTGCCGTATTTGTGCGACATAAATATGGGAAAAGAATCCGCTGGTAG
- the pstB gene encoding phosphate ABC transporter ATP-binding protein PstB — MASTPSVKKDMQPSDKATSDYSKAPLVRPSIPDGKSMRTPDELAQATEKISVRDLSFYYSDNRALTDISLSIPERCVTAFIGPSGCGKSTFLRCLNRMNDMIEGTRVEGDILLEGQDIYSPRTDIVTLRKRIGMVFQKSTPFPKSIFDNVAFGPKIAGIRKKKVLYEIVEQSLQRSALWDEVKDRLSESALNLSGGQQQRLCIARALANDPDILLMDEPASALDPASTARIEDLIFELKEEYTIVIVTHNMQQAARVSDQAAFFYQGLLVESGATEELFTNSKKQQTEDYITGRFG, encoded by the coding sequence ATGGCTTCTACACCCTCGGTTAAAAAAGATATGCAACCATCCGATAAGGCGACTTCCGATTATTCAAAAGCTCCACTCGTTCGTCCTTCGATTCCTGATGGAAAGAGCATGCGGACTCCAGACGAATTAGCGCAGGCGACTGAAAAAATCAGCGTGCGAGATTTGTCATTCTATTATTCGGACAATCGTGCGTTAACGGACATTTCGCTTTCGATTCCCGAGCGTTGTGTGACTGCGTTTATTGGTCCGTCTGGTTGTGGAAAGTCAACGTTTTTGCGTTGCCTGAACCGGATGAACGATATGATTGAAGGAACACGGGTTGAGGGTGATATCTTACTGGAAGGTCAGGATATTTACTCTCCTCGAACCGATATTGTCACATTGCGAAAACGGATCGGGATGGTGTTCCAGAAATCAACGCCGTTTCCTAAGTCGATTTTTGATAATGTGGCCTTTGGTCCCAAGATTGCCGGGATCCGCAAGAAAAAAGTGTTGTACGAGATTGTCGAACAATCGCTGCAACGGTCGGCTCTGTGGGACGAAGTAAAAGATCGTTTGAGCGAATCAGCGCTGAATTTATCTGGCGGCCAGCAGCAACGATTGTGTATTGCCCGTGCGCTCGCCAATGATCCCGATATTTTGCTGATGGATGAGCCGGCGTCTGCTTTGGACCCCGCTTCGACGGCCCGCATTGAAGATTTAATTTTTGAGCTTAAAGAAGAGTATACCATTGTCATTGTGACGCATAATATGCAGCAGGCGGCACGCGTGTCGGATCAGGCTGCGTTTTTCTATCAAGGTTTGCTGGTGGAGTCAGGGGCGACGGAAGAGCTCTTTACGAATTCCAAAAAGCAGCAGACCGAGGACTATATTACCGGCAGGTTTGGGTAA